A stretch of the Gossypium hirsutum isolate 1008001.06 chromosome D07, Gossypium_hirsutum_v2.1, whole genome shotgun sequence genome encodes the following:
- the LOC107958572 gene encoding formate dehydrogenase, mitochondrial has protein sequence MAMKQVANSAIKAIANSGSSSLLTRQLHASPGSKKIVGVFYKANEYFTKNPNFVGCVEGALGLRPWLESQGHQYIVTDDKEGPDCELEKHIPDLHVLISTPFHPAYVTAERIKKAKNLQLLLTAGIGSDHVDLKAAAEAGLTVAEVTGSNVVSVAEDELMRILILVRNFVPGYHQVITGDWNVAGIAYRAYDLEGKTVGTIGAGRIGKLLLQRLKPFNCNLLYHDRVKIDPELEKQTGAKFEEDLDAMLPKCDIIVINMPLTEKTRGMFDKDRIAKMKKGVLIVNNARGAIMDTQAVADACSSGHIAGYSGDVWYPQPAPKDHPWRYMPNQAMTPHISGTTIDAQLRYAAGVKDMLERYFKGEDFPEQNYIVKAGELAPQYR, from the exons ATGGCTATGAAACAAGTTGCTAATTCTGCTATCAAAGCAATTGCCAATTCTGGGTCATCCTCTCTTCTTACCAGACAACTCCAT GCTTCTCCAGGGAGCAAAAAGATTGTTGGGGTGTTTTACAAGGCCAACGAGTACTTTACGAAGAATCCCAACTTTGTTGGTTGTGTGGAGGGAGCCTTGGGGTTGCGCCCATGGCTGGAATCACAGGGGCATCAGTATATTGTTACCGACGACAAAGAAGGACCGGACTGCG AACTTGAAAAGCATATCCCTGATCTCCATGTGCTCATATCGACCCCATTCCACCCGGCTTACGTTACGGCTGAGAGGATCAAGAAAGCCAAAAACTTGCAACTGCTTCTCACAGCAGGGATTGGCTCCGATCATGTTGATCTTAAGGCAGCTGCAGAAGCTGGTTTGACTGTTGCTGAAGTTACTGGGAGCAATGTCGTCTCGGTTGCTGAGGACGAGCTAATGAGGATTCTTATTCTTGTTCGGAATTTCGTACCTGGTTATCATCAAGTTATTACTGGAGATTGGAATGTTGCAGGCATTGCTTATAGAGCTTATGATCTCGAAGGGAAGACAGTTGGAACTATAGGTGCTGGCCGTATCGGCAAGCTCTTACTCCAGCGATTGAAACCATTCAACTGTAATCTCCTATATCATGATCGAGTCAAGATAGATCCAGAATTGGAGAAACAGACCGGAGCTAAATTCGAGGAGGATCTTGATGCAATGCTTCCAAAATGTGACATTATTGTCATAAATATGCCTCTAACTGAGAAGACAAG AGGGATGTTTGACAAAGATCGGATCGCGAAGATGAAGAAGGGAGTCCTGATTGTTAACAATGCTCGAGGAGCGATCATGGATACTCAAGCTGTTGCTGATGCTTGTTCAAGTGGACACATTGCAG GTTACAGTGGAGATGTTTGGTACCCGCAACCTGCTCCGAAGGACCATCCATGGCGTTACATGCCAAATCAAGCTATGACTCCTCATATTTCTGGTACCACCATTGATGCGCAG TTGCGATACGCTGCCGGAGTCAAGGATATGCTTGAGAGGTACTTCAAAGGTGAAGACTTTCCTGAACAGAACTACATTGTCAAAGCAGGTGAGCTCGCTCCTCAATACCGATGA